One Sphingomonas endolithica DNA segment encodes these proteins:
- a CDS encoding DUF2779 domain-containing protein has product MFKPEAALESDSMRHVFRVGHDVGDVACALLPDGVIIDGAGGMTAAADATRAALLASERRPLFEATFIHEGVVVRVDLLIPDGDGWHVVEVKSTTRVKPYQRSDLATQLWVMRGCGVPVSKASIRVIDTHFVLLEQGNYHGLFIDEQAGEIVSAIIDSRDGVVTAANMTLDGPEPALTVGAHCSDPFQCSFEAYCYRDLPQAPEWPASLLPGVGGKALARVLMSEGIEDLLLVGKDRISQPLLERVRAATVTGIAYHDAEGVCRDTGDWAFPRTFLDFETIALAIPRWVGTSPYQQVTFQFSAHVDRGDSEVEHREFLSTDGTDPRRACAAALAMLPSTGAVVAWNASFERSCLLNLASLFPAYENALRSLADRLVDLLPVARRHYYHRDMRGSWSIKAVLPTLAPELDYRSLTGAQSGVEAQNAYLEAIEQMTTLERREELRRGLLDYCKRDTTAMVVALDRLQRPSPQAAISQVAPLT; this is encoded by the coding sequence GTGTTCAAGCCGGAAGCGGCGCTTGAAAGCGATAGCATGAGGCATGTTTTTCGCGTCGGGCATGACGTTGGCGATGTCGCGTGCGCGCTGCTGCCCGATGGTGTCATAATCGACGGCGCTGGCGGAATGACGGCAGCCGCAGATGCAACGCGCGCGGCGCTCTTAGCATCCGAGCGCAGGCCGCTGTTTGAAGCAACCTTCATCCATGAAGGTGTGGTGGTCCGGGTCGATCTGCTAATTCCGGACGGTGACGGATGGCACGTCGTCGAAGTGAAAAGCACAACGAGGGTGAAGCCGTACCAACGGTCGGATCTTGCGACCCAGCTGTGGGTCATGCGTGGATGCGGCGTGCCCGTATCGAAGGCATCGATCCGCGTGATCGACACGCACTTTGTTTTGCTTGAGCAGGGAAATTACCACGGACTGTTTATCGACGAGCAGGCCGGCGAGATCGTTAGCGCGATCATCGATAGCCGAGATGGCGTTGTCACGGCGGCGAACATGACGTTGGATGGCCCCGAACCCGCGCTTACTGTTGGCGCGCACTGCAGCGATCCATTCCAGTGTTCGTTCGAGGCGTATTGTTACCGCGACCTGCCGCAAGCACCGGAATGGCCAGCCAGCCTGTTGCCCGGAGTTGGCGGCAAGGCACTTGCCCGCGTGCTGATGAGCGAAGGAATCGAGGACTTGCTTCTGGTCGGCAAGGATCGGATTTCTCAACCGCTGCTTGAGCGAGTTCGGGCTGCAACCGTGACCGGCATTGCATACCACGATGCCGAAGGAGTTTGCCGCGATACCGGTGACTGGGCTTTTCCGAGGACGTTTTTGGATTTCGAGACGATCGCGTTAGCGATCCCGCGCTGGGTCGGCACCAGCCCATATCAGCAGGTCACGTTTCAATTCTCGGCGCATGTAGACCGAGGTGATAGTGAAGTGGAGCATCGCGAGTTTCTGTCGACCGACGGCACCGATCCCAGACGAGCCTGTGCCGCAGCATTAGCGATGCTGCCATCCACTGGTGCCGTAGTAGCGTGGAACGCGAGCTTCGAACGCTCATGCCTGCTAAACCTCGCAAGTCTTTTCCCGGCATATGAAAACGCGCTTCGCTCCCTTGCAGATCGGCTTGTCGACCTGCTGCCTGTCGCCCGCCGGCACTATTATCACCGGGACATGCGCGGCAGCTGGTCGATCAAGGCTGTGCTGCCAACGCTAGCCCCCGAACTCGATTACAGATCGCTGACCGGCGCGCAGTCCGGGGTCGAGGCGCAGAACGCCTATCTGGAAGCAATCGAGCAGATGACGACGCTCGAACGCCGAGAAGAGCTGCGGCGCGGTCTGCTCGATTATTGTAAGCGGGATACGACAGCGATGGTCGTCGCGCTCGACCGGTTACAGCGGCCATCCCCTCAAGCGGCCATTTCGCAGGTAGCGCCGCTGACCTGA
- the terL gene encoding phage terminase large subunit: MKILPDLSPLARRAFAQDVTRRSLGHFHAEAFRILHGGEEISPGNHIDAMVHCLEQLASGKIRKLIITLPPRHGKSELVSGAFPAWVLGNDPSSKLTIVSYGSELSNSLFNNVRTIVKDDRYRRLFPDVLIRKGQDRADHFVTAGGGGVRATSKAGAMTGLGTHFLIVDDFHKANESMSAVERDNAIETFRTTFFNRFDNLNDSRIVIVMQRIHDNDLVGWALRTPGWHHLNLPAYAVEDEVIPISRGRVWHRRKGDVLAPLLISAEELERKRAEMGERGFGAQFQQDPTIAEGALIDWNWFGQYGVRPPRGFFHRIVQSWDPATSDRITSDYSAGLTWGYRDGEWYLLDVIRAQLRFNELTDRVIAWHKFWRADALVIEGASIGISLYQVVKKARLPGIIRAPTPKGSKEDRLAKATVQLQAGNFLLPEAAPWLEALRKELLGFPDATNDDQVDALSQFVEFAFQTEAWVRAEHDRSGRKMNVTRTERRPRYYDGDVPSPGSSYPPAE; this comes from the coding sequence TTGAAGATACTTCCTGACCTTTCGCCCCTGGCCCGGCGCGCATTCGCCCAGGACGTCACGCGTCGCTCGCTCGGACACTTCCACGCCGAGGCGTTTCGCATCCTGCATGGCGGAGAAGAGATTTCCCCTGGCAATCATATCGATGCCATGGTGCATTGCCTTGAGCAGCTTGCGTCCGGCAAAATTAGAAAGCTGATCATCACACTGCCGCCGCGACATGGCAAATCCGAGTTAGTCTCAGGTGCGTTCCCGGCATGGGTGCTCGGCAACGATCCTAGCTCGAAACTGACCATCGTAAGTTATGGCTCGGAGCTCTCGAACAGCCTGTTCAATAATGTTCGGACCATCGTCAAGGATGACCGCTATCGGCGCCTGTTCCCCGATGTGTTGATACGCAAAGGTCAAGATCGCGCCGATCATTTTGTGACAGCAGGCGGCGGCGGGGTCCGCGCGACTTCCAAGGCTGGCGCGATGACCGGGTTGGGCACTCATTTTCTTATCGTGGACGACTTTCATAAAGCCAATGAAAGCATGTCGGCGGTCGAGCGGGATAACGCTATCGAGACGTTCCGCACGACCTTCTTCAACCGCTTCGATAATTTGAACGACAGCCGCATCGTTATCGTTATGCAGCGAATTCACGATAACGATCTGGTCGGCTGGGCGCTGCGCACGCCCGGCTGGCATCATTTGAACCTGCCTGCCTATGCGGTTGAAGACGAAGTCATTCCGATCTCGCGTGGTCGGGTATGGCATCGTCGCAAGGGCGACGTACTGGCACCACTCCTTATTTCTGCGGAAGAACTGGAGCGCAAGCGCGCCGAGATGGGTGAACGAGGGTTCGGCGCGCAGTTTCAGCAAGATCCTACTATCGCTGAAGGTGCGCTGATCGATTGGAACTGGTTCGGCCAGTATGGCGTCCGCCCTCCGCGCGGCTTCTTCCACAGGATCGTACAGAGTTGGGACCCGGCGACCAGCGACCGGATCACATCGGATTACTCGGCAGGTCTGACCTGGGGGTACCGTGACGGTGAGTGGTATCTGCTCGATGTCATCCGCGCGCAATTGCGGTTTAACGAACTTACCGATCGAGTTATCGCGTGGCACAAGTTTTGGAGAGCAGATGCCCTCGTTATCGAAGGCGCGTCCATCGGCATCTCGCTGTATCAAGTAGTGAAGAAGGCGCGACTTCCGGGAATCATAAGAGCGCCTACGCCTAAGGGAAGCAAAGAAGACCGGCTCGCTAAGGCGACCGTCCAGCTTCAGGCAGGTAATTTTTTGTTACCGGAGGCGGCGCCATGGCTCGAGGCGTTGCGGAAGGAGCTTCTTGGCTTCCCCGATGCGACCAATGATGACCAGGTCGATGCACTAAGTCAGTTCGTGGAGTTCGCCTTTCAAACAGAAGCTTGGGTCAGGGCCGAACATGATCGCTCCGGCCGAAAAATGAACGTGACGCGCACAGAAAGGCGGCCCCGCTACTACGATGGTGATGTTCCTTCCCCTGGATCATCTTATCCGCCCGCAGAATAG
- a CDS encoding DUF5681 domain-containing protein, with protein sequence MPFIPIRPASPSAPVSPPARKRIVQVADPGSSPSIDSTSGKKRPHHKVDPASSNLDENGDYIIGKNRPPKATQWTKGQSGNPRGPVKRETLSAQARLEQTVLAPFTATVNGEAVSLTLDMFAVQSLKSAAAKGSVRAAQILLDFYVTIIRKVADHEPGPEIESWEREAIDQLLAELDLPKRPVIRQTNRTDMN encoded by the coding sequence ATGCCTTTCATTCCTATTCGGCCGGCCAGTCCTTCGGCCCCAGTTTCGCCGCCCGCGCGGAAGCGAATTGTTCAAGTCGCAGACCCCGGGTCGTCGCCGTCTATCGACAGCACGTCGGGCAAAAAGCGGCCCCATCACAAGGTGGATCCCGCTAGTTCGAACCTCGATGAAAACGGCGATTACATCATTGGCAAGAACCGTCCGCCCAAGGCTACCCAGTGGACGAAGGGGCAGTCGGGAAATCCGCGAGGTCCCGTGAAGCGGGAGACTCTGAGTGCGCAAGCACGGCTTGAGCAGACCGTTCTAGCGCCGTTCACCGCGACGGTTAACGGCGAGGCTGTTTCACTCACCCTGGATATGTTTGCGGTCCAGTCGCTAAAAAGCGCGGCTGCCAAAGGATCGGTTAGGGCCGCGCAGATCCTATTAGACTTCTATGTCACGATAATTCGGAAGGTCGCTGACCACGAGCCCGGGCCCGAGATTGAAAGTTGGGAGCGGGAAGCGATCGACCAGCTGCTGGCAGAGCTGGATCTGCCTAAGAGGCCCGTTATCCGTCAGACTAACCGAACGGACATGAATTGA
- a CDS encoding DNA modification methylase yields the protein MQASISRFGLILPILIDQDGTIIGGEGVFEIAKECGFTEVPTIRIDHLDEVNTRLLRLALNRIAEESSWDTVELTDEWRELQPLTIDLNYEVSGFTTPEIDSLLHQAPSKEQDDADDQQFEVGAPGSEVSQVGDLWELGDHRVLCGSSLEMENVQRLMGDDLARMVLTDQPYNVKIQGNVGGLGKHKHREFVQASGEMSEAQFTEFLTTSIATLSAFCRDGALLYLFMDWRHVHEIMSGIRSADLTMINMAVWAKTSPALGAFYRSQHELCFIAKKGRAKHKNNIDLGRWGRTRSNVWSYPGMNSFGAGRDEQLAMHSTCKNVSMLVDAIRDVSDRGEIVLDGFLGSGSTLIAAERTGRFCRGLELDPLYVDTILHRWERATGGTVNLYGTNETMDQVAQRRALAKVIVSPRARTRPAA from the coding sequence ATGCAAGCGTCGATCAGTCGCTTCGGACTGATTCTACCGATCCTGATCGACCAGGACGGTACCATAATTGGCGGCGAAGGCGTTTTCGAAATCGCTAAGGAATGCGGCTTCACCGAAGTGCCGACCATCCGCATCGATCATCTGGACGAAGTGAATACTCGTCTGCTGCGGCTCGCCCTCAACAGGATTGCTGAGGAGAGCAGTTGGGATACGGTCGAACTGACTGACGAGTGGCGTGAATTGCAGCCCCTTACTATCGACCTTAATTACGAGGTGTCGGGTTTCACAACGCCCGAGATCGACAGTCTGCTGCATCAAGCACCGAGCAAGGAGCAGGATGACGCGGATGATCAGCAGTTCGAGGTTGGCGCGCCCGGCAGCGAGGTCTCGCAAGTGGGCGACCTCTGGGAGCTTGGCGACCACCGCGTGCTCTGCGGTTCATCGCTCGAAATGGAAAACGTGCAACGCCTGATGGGCGATGACCTGGCACGCATGGTGCTTACGGATCAACCGTACAACGTGAAGATACAGGGGAATGTTGGGGGCTTAGGCAAGCACAAACACCGAGAGTTCGTTCAAGCCAGTGGAGAAATGAGCGAGGCGCAGTTCACCGAGTTCCTGACAACGAGCATTGCCACGCTTTCCGCCTTCTGTCGAGACGGTGCGCTACTTTATCTTTTCATGGATTGGCGGCACGTTCACGAGATCATGTCCGGTATTCGGTCCGCCGATCTGACGATGATCAACATGGCCGTATGGGCAAAAACTTCGCCTGCACTCGGCGCCTTTTATCGCTCGCAACACGAGCTTTGTTTTATCGCAAAGAAGGGCAGGGCGAAACACAAGAATAACATCGATCTGGGTCGATGGGGCCGCACGCGCTCGAACGTGTGGTCGTATCCCGGCATGAATAGCTTTGGGGCTGGCCGAGACGAGCAACTTGCAATGCACTCCACCTGCAAGAACGTTTCGATGCTGGTGGACGCAATCCGCGACGTATCTGATCGCGGCGAAATCGTGCTCGACGGCTTTTTGGGCAGCGGTTCGACGTTGATTGCGGCTGAACGAACTGGGCGTTTTTGCCGCGGGCTCGAACTCGACCCACTTTATGTGGACACCATCCTTCATCGCTGGGAGCGCGCAACGGGCGGCACCGTCAACTTGTACGGCACCAATGAGACGATGGATCAGGTCGCGCAACGCCGCGCCTTAGCGAAAGTCATTGTCTCGCCCCGGGCCCGCACGCGCCCCGCTGCCTAA